A single genomic interval of Bos taurus isolate L1 Dominette 01449 registration number 42190680 breed Hereford chromosome 6, ARS-UCD2.0, whole genome shotgun sequence harbors:
- the LOC781224 gene encoding histone H3.3A, producing the protein MARTKQTARKSTGGKAPRKQLATKAARKTAPSIGGVKKPHRYRPGTVALREIRRYQKSTELLIRKLPFQRLVREIAQDYKTDLRFQSAAIGALQEASEAYLVGLFEDTNLCAIHAKRVTIMPKDIQLARRIRGERA; encoded by the coding sequence ATGGCTCGTACAAAGCAGACTGCCCGCAAATCGACTGGTGGTAAAGCACCGAGGAAGCAACTCGCTACAAAAGCCGCTCGCAAGACTGCGCCCTCTATTGGAGGGGTGAAGAAACCTCATCGTTACAGGCCTGGTACTGTGGCACTCCGTGAAATTAGACGTTATCAGAAGTCCACTGAACTTCTGATTCGCAAACTTCCCTTCCAGCGTCTGGTGCGGGAAATTGCTCAGGACTACAAAACAGATCTGCGCTTCCAGAGTGCAGCTATTGGTGCTTTGCAGGAGGCAAGTGAGGCCTATCTGGTTGGCCTTTTTGAAGACACCAACCTGTGTGCTATCCATGCCAAACGTGTAACAATTATGCCAAAAGACATCCAGCTAGCACGCCGCATACGTGGAGAACGTGCTTAA